The proteins below are encoded in one region of Ereboglobus luteus:
- a CDS encoding endonuclease/exonuclease/phosphatase family protein yields MKCRIAWIFLFSLSVLHPFGLSAETLTVATYNTANYTLAGRFVDGVYTRGYPKPENEKQALRAVIKALDADVIALQEMGAQPFLDELRRDLKTEGVDYPHAIVLDAADEARHVAVLSRKPFTRVSKHTDLEFTYFDTTETVKRGLLEVRVNTAAGELALFIVHLKSRLTDRKDDPESTQRRAAEARVVRDRVFSVFPKTDAPDALFMILGDFNDSRSSPALRTLTREKRAEVMHLLRATDSRGEVWTHFYGRQDTYSRIDHILVSPSLKRFVKDNAARIHDGPGVRDASDHRPVVARFNFTR; encoded by the coding sequence ATGAAATGCCGCATTGCATGGATTTTTCTTTTCAGCCTTTCGGTCCTTCATCCCTTCGGCCTTTCCGCTGAAACCCTCACGGTCGCCACCTACAACACGGCTAACTACACGCTGGCGGGGCGATTCGTTGATGGCGTTTACACGCGCGGTTATCCCAAGCCGGAAAACGAAAAACAAGCACTGCGCGCAGTCATCAAGGCGCTCGACGCCGATGTTATCGCGCTTCAGGAAATGGGAGCGCAGCCCTTCCTTGATGAATTGCGGCGCGACCTGAAAACCGAGGGTGTTGATTATCCCCATGCGATCGTGCTCGACGCGGCCGACGAAGCCCGGCACGTGGCCGTGCTTTCCCGCAAGCCGTTTACACGCGTGAGCAAGCATACCGATCTCGAATTCACGTATTTCGACACCACCGAAACCGTGAAGCGCGGCCTGCTCGAGGTGCGCGTGAACACCGCAGCCGGCGAACTGGCGCTCTTCATTGTGCACCTGAAAAGCCGGCTCACCGACCGCAAGGACGATCCCGAGTCGACTCAACGCCGCGCCGCGGAGGCGCGCGTCGTGCGCGACCGCGTGTTTTCCGTTTTTCCAAAAACCGACGCGCCCGACGCCCTCTTTATGATTCTCGGCGATTTTAATGACTCCAGGTCCAGCCCCGCCCTCCGAACCCTGACCAGGGAAAAACGCGCCGAGGTCATGCACCTGTTGCGCGCAACCGATTCGCGCGGCGAAGTCTGGACGCATTTTTACGGGAGGCAGGACACCTACTCGCGCATCGACCACATACTCGTTTCACCATCGCTGAAACGATTCGTGAAAGACAACGCCGCCCGAATCCACGACGGCCCGGGCGTGCGGGACGCCAGTGATCATCGCCCCGTTGTCGCGCGTTTCAACTTCACTCGGTAG
- a CDS encoding M48 family metallopeptidase — protein MITSTTALLIIIILVALKLGAETWLSRLNSAEVRKHMTVAPAAASAIMDAETYQKSTAYTLAKAGFGNIERVWDSLVLVALFASGVLPWAYGCVTSALAGTFLAGTWAQVIFLLGVGIALSVISLPFDWWGQFRLEARFGFNKSTPGLWVSDKIKGLVITLIIGAPLLWALLSLVHWIGAWWWVWGFALVFGFQILMLVLYPKIILPLFNKLTPLPEGGLRDRLMALSDRTGFKASTIQVMDGSKRSGHSNAFFTGFGRFRRIVLFDTLIEQLAPEELEAVLAHEVGHYKRGHIPKTLFTSSLMMLGGFALIAWLANSAWFNPAFGFATGDLAAAFLLFSLLSGLVLFWITPVGNYFSRKHEYEADAFARDAMNGPSPLIGALRKLAQKNLSNLTPHPLYSRFYYSHPTVVERETALNKN, from the coding sequence ATGATAACCAGCACAACAGCCCTGCTAATCATTATCATTCTTGTCGCGCTCAAGTTGGGTGCGGAAACCTGGCTCAGCCGCCTGAATAGCGCGGAAGTGCGGAAGCACATGACGGTCGCGCCCGCGGCGGCGAGCGCAATCATGGACGCGGAAACCTATCAAAAATCGACCGCCTACACGCTCGCCAAGGCCGGGTTTGGCAACATCGAGCGGGTGTGGGATTCGCTTGTGCTGGTGGCGTTGTTTGCGAGCGGCGTGTTGCCTTGGGCCTACGGATGCGTCACCTCGGCGCTGGCCGGCACTTTTCTCGCGGGCACTTGGGCGCAGGTTATTTTTCTGCTCGGGGTAGGCATTGCGTTGAGCGTGATTTCGCTGCCGTTCGACTGGTGGGGGCAATTTCGTCTGGAGGCGCGTTTCGGTTTTAACAAAAGCACGCCCGGCCTTTGGGTGAGTGACAAAATCAAGGGGCTGGTGATCACGCTCATCATCGGCGCGCCGCTGCTATGGGCGCTGCTTTCGCTTGTCCACTGGATAGGCGCGTGGTGGTGGGTGTGGGGCTTCGCGCTCGTATTCGGTTTTCAAATACTGATGCTCGTTCTCTACCCCAAGATCATCCTGCCTCTTTTTAACAAGCTGACCCCGCTGCCCGAGGGCGGGCTGCGCGACCGTCTCATGGCGCTTTCAGATCGCACTGGATTCAAGGCGTCCACGATTCAGGTCATGGACGGCAGCAAGCGCTCCGGTCATTCCAACGCCTTTTTCACCGGCTTTGGGCGTTTCCGCCGCATTGTGCTTTTCGACACACTCATCGAACAACTCGCGCCCGAGGAGCTTGAGGCCGTGCTCGCCCATGAGGTCGGCCATTACAAACGCGGACATATTCCGAAAACACTGTTCACAAGCTCGCTCATGATGCTCGGCGGTTTCGCGCTCATTGCGTGGCTGGCGAACAGCGCATGGTTCAACCCGGCGTTCGGTTTTGCCACGGGCGACCTGGCGGCGGCCTTCCTGCTTTTCTCGCTGCTGAGCGGACTGGTGCTTTTCTGGATCACGCCCGTCGGAAACTATTTCTCGCGCAAACACGAATACGAGGCCGACGCCTTCGCGCGTGACGCAATGAACGGCCCCTCGCCGCTCATCGGCGCGCTTCGAAAACTCGCGCAAAAGAACCTCTCGAACCTCACGCCGCACCCGCTTTACAGCCGTTTTTATTATTCGCACCCGACAGTTGTCGAACGTGAAACCGCGTTGAACAAAAATTAA